A window of Halomonas sp. GFAJ-1 contains these coding sequences:
- a CDS encoding ribose 5-phosphate isomerase A, producing the protein MTQDELKAAVADAAIKEIELHLEKDTVLGIGTGSTANLFIDCLGPLRDRFRGAVASSEASAKRLQALDIEVFELNSVGSIPFYIDGADEVNAHLHMIKGGGAALTREKIVAACAERFICIADGSKEVARLGSFPLPVEVIPMARSYVARELVKLGADPVYRQGVVTDNGNQIIDCFDFMIDDPVAMETRINAIVGVVTNGLFAARGADVLLLGKADGVERTALR; encoded by the coding sequence ATGACCCAAGATGAACTAAAAGCCGCCGTGGCGGACGCTGCCATTAAAGAGATAGAACTACACCTTGAGAAAGATACCGTGTTGGGTATCGGCACAGGTTCAACCGCCAACCTGTTTATTGACTGCTTAGGCCCGCTACGTGACCGCTTCAGAGGGGCCGTTGCCAGCTCAGAGGCGAGTGCCAAGCGCCTACAAGCCTTAGACATTGAGGTGTTTGAGCTTAACAGTGTTGGCAGCATTCCTTTCTATATAGATGGTGCAGACGAAGTTAATGCTCACTTACACATGATAAAAGGCGGCGGAGCCGCGCTTACCCGTGAAAAAATTGTTGCCGCCTGCGCTGAACGTTTTATCTGCATCGCCGACGGCTCGAAAGAAGTGGCTCGGCTCGGTAGCTTTCCACTGCCGGTAGAAGTCATCCCGATGGCGCGCTCTTACGTTGCCAGAGAGCTGGTCAAGCTAGGCGCAGACCCTGTGTATCGGCAAGGTGTAGTGACCGATAACGGTAATCAAATCATCGACTGCTTTGATTTTATGATCGACGATCCCGTCGCTATGGAAACACGGATTAATGCCATTGTGGGCGTGGTTACCAACGGCTTGTTTGCTGCTCGCGGTGCCGATGTATTGCTATTGGGTAAGGCAGATGGCGTAGAACGCACTGCGCTACGCTAA